TCTCTGTTGCTGCTCCTGAAATTTTGTATCAGAAGCCGCCAAATACTTCTTCACTTGCCCAGCGGCTCCACAATGTGGTTTGGCCAGGTGATTCCACCACTACTCCAAAGGGGTGGGTTTTCCCGAACAATGGCCAGCCTCTGAGGGTTGGTGTCCCAATGAAACCAAGCTTTAAGGAATTAGTGGCAGGTGGAAAGGGCCCTGATAATGTGACTGGTTATTGCATTGATATATTCAATGCAGCAATTAAACTGCTTCCTTACCCAGTTCCATGCCAATTCATAACAATTGGGGATGGCAGAAAGAATCCTAACTATGATGACATTATTAATATGGTTGCTGCCAATGTATGTTCTCATTCTTTTTTCGTTGTATGTTACCATTTTGTTGTCAGTCCTCTGATTTGTTTTCATTTCATTTAGTCCCTAGATGCAGCTGTAGGTGACTTTGCTATTGTGAGAAACAGAACAAAGATTGCAGAATTCACACAGCCTTATATTGAGTCAGGGCTTGTGATAGTAGCACCAGTGAAACAAGCAACTTCAAGTGCCTGGGCTTTCCTTAAACCGTTCACATTGGAGATGTGGTGTGTAACAGGTGCTCTTTTTATTTTTGTGGGGATAGTTGTTTGGATTCTTGAGCATCGGAGTAATGAGGAGTTTCGAGGCTCTCCACGACGACAACTTATAACAATATTTTGGTATGCTTCTGTCACTACTTAGGAATGTATTTTATCCTGGGTTACCAAGTCTGGCTTGGTCGAAATTCATTATTTTGTTGGTAATTTTTTCTAATTGACTGACATTTCATTATTATATTTCAGGTTTAGCTTCTCAACAATGTTCTTTTCACACAGTAAGTCCACTAGATCCATCACATGATATTATGCTTAATTCGTCCATGATCCTTTCCCTGTCTGGATGGAAACATCTTGACAAGAAACTCACTGCAGGACAGAACACTGTAAGCACGCTTGGGCGATTTGTGTTGATCATATGGTTGTTCGTTGTCCTGATCATCAATTCAAGTTATACTGCTAGCTTGACGTCAATCCTCACAGTCCAACAGCTCGCATCAGGAATAACTGGGATCGACAGTTTGATTTCAAGTGGTTTACCTATTGGATATCAGGATGGAAAATTTACCAGAAATTACCTGATTGAAGAGCTCAATATTCCTGAGTATCGATTGGTACCACTAAATACGATCCAGGAGTATGCTGATGCCCTTAAACGTGGACCAAAAGATGGCGGTGTTGCTGCAATTGTTGATGAGATGCCATATGTTGAGGTCTTCCTGTCGTACCACTGCAATTTCAGAATAGTGGGACAGGAGTTCACCAAGGAGGGATGGGGCTTTGTATGTTCGTCTTTCTTTCTCtaccttttctgtatttgttcaCCTTGTTTTGATAACTGCTCCCATTGCATCTCATGGAAGCATACATCCCTGTTTGGTACTGCAATTGAAATAATTTATTCTTCTCCATTGTTCTTTACAGGCATTCAAGAGAGACTCCCCCCTTGCTGCAGACTTATCGACAGCCATCCTTCAACTCTCAGAGAGTGGCCAGCTTCAGAGAATTCACGACGAGTGGTTCACACGGCCTAGTTGCTCCTCTGATGACAGCGAAGTGGGAGCAACCAGGCTTGGCCTCGGAAGCTTTTGGGGCCTTTTCCTCGTGTGTGCCCTGATATGTCTCTTGGCTCTGGTGGTGTTTTTCATACGAATATGCTGGCAGTATAACAAGTACTCCAATTCTGAAGCTGCTGGTGAGCCCAGTGCAGCAGcaacagctgcagctgcagcagatgatgatgatgctgctgctgccactgATGCTGTGGAAAGACAGCGGAGGCCATCACGCCTTGGCAGCTTCAAAGAGATTATACAGTTTGTCGACAAGAAGGAGGAGGAAATTAAGAGAACGATGAAACGAAGATTAAGCGAGAAAGATAACCAAGCTGCAGGATCCTCAGATAAAGATAACCAAGCTGCAGGATCCTCAGATGCTCATTCAGTGCCTTCAGCATAGAACATATTTCCAACTTCAGTCCTTCAGAAGGCAAAGCAATGAAGCACATATACAGATAACATACTGAATTAGGTTCTCGCTCCTCAAAACGTATATGGTATGATAATCTAAGGGCCcgtttggttccaaataagttACCTACTTATAAGTTGaaagtgaaataagtgactgattttgccaaacaccaccaacttataagtcacccctgcttataagaaataagctggttcacccttacttaaaacttataagccaccCTTTTTCGCGTAGGGtccacacctttcacttaacaggcatgagcttataagtcatctacaaccaaacaggcatgacttataagtcactgattttcagtcacctgacttatggaaaccaaacaggACCTACTAGCTTCAAACTAAAAGGATTTGTTGTTGCAGTAGGGTGATCTAAGAAACCATTTTTTATCAGGGTCATTAGAATTTCGTCTCAAACATACACGGTTTCTATACTAAACAATTGTCCATGGCAATTGAATTCTTTTTAAGCTGtgcaaagtgttatttttttggGAAAACTGTGTTCTTTGTCCCTGTTCAAGAGTTCAATTATGATTTTATTCTTATTTTTTAACTTTATGATTTTAACTTTACGATCTTTTTCTCTTATCTATCTACAGCTAAAAAATTTCTAACCTCAACGTCTACCCAGCAGGACGATAGGTGTCTACCCGGCAGGACGAGTAGAGGTGACAAAAAAAAATCGCCTCGTCGACCTGCAGCCCGTGCGATCCCACGCCGCAGCCTCCTCTCCCTCCCCGTCGCCCCTGCGACCCCAGCgcgtctccctctccctccccatCTCGCTGGCGGTCCGGGACCTCACATGGCCTGCGCGCAGATCGGCTCTGGTAAGACAGTGCGTGATCCCCGTCACGGACGGCAGGCGGCGGCCGTCCCCGTCGTCATCCGCCTCCTCGCACGCCAAGCCGCTgaagccctctccctctcccacgcCCCCGCACCGCAACGCTGACGGGTTGCTCGCGGGTTCCTCGATCGGCGCCGCCGTCACCtcgcttccccttccccttccccttccgtcCAAGCACACGTCGCGCACCTCCCCATCTTTTCCGCCTTCCCCCCCGCGGCGCCCGCACCCCACCCCCACCGCTGCTGGTCCCTAAGCCCCCGTCCCGTCACTCCCCTGCCGCCGCACTTACCCCGTCGCCTGCCACAGCCGTCAAACGACCAAGGCCCGTGCGGAGGAGAGCGGCCTGATCGAGATCCGCGACGGCTCGCTGGAGCCCGAGGCCGTGTAGGGGAGTCGCCGACCTCATAGGCGTTGGTGGGGACCGCGAGTTCGGTTGCGCACAAAGGCCCGGGTAGGATACGATAGCGGCAGAGATCGAGATGCAGCCGTGGACGGCGCCTGCGTGGTGATGGACCTACTCTAGCCCCTGCGCGATGTGGGCGGTGACCTGGATGCGGGAGACCCAGGTGCGAAGCCCCTGCCTAGCCCCGCCGTCACCCCGCCCGTACTCATCGATGCATAAAAATATTTCATGTAAAAATCATAGTCATGTCGAACAGTGGTGACAGAGGCCGATTGACCGAATGATTCGTGTAAAAGTCGTGGTCATTATCTCTGTTAT
The nucleotide sequence above comes from Miscanthus floridulus cultivar M001 chromosome 18, ASM1932011v1, whole genome shotgun sequence. Encoded proteins:
- the LOC136520427 gene encoding glutamate receptor 3.4-like isoform X1, with the protein product MALLRVMLLRLALLAVAAVTVTAAARPSEVAVGALFTYDSTIGRAASLAIELAVDDVNADRTVLAGTHLNLLAQDTNCSGFLGTIEALQLMERNVVAVIGPQSSGIGHVISHVVNELHVPLLSFAATDPTLSASEYPYFIRTTISDYFQMNAVASIVDYYQWKEVTAIFVDDDYGRGGVSALGDALAAKRARISYKAAIPPNSNTEVINDVLFKANMMESRVMVVHVNPDTGMRIFSVANKLQMMASGYVWIVTDWLAAVLDSSTSRDRKDMSHLQGLIVLRSHIPESDAKNKFTSKWNNAARNRSITSGLNSYGFYAYDSVWVVARGIDQFLNNGQQINFSTDPMLHDSNGSTLHLSTLKIFDGGEQMLQQLLLTNFTGLTGPVQFNSDRNLVHPAYDILNIGGSGSRLIGYWSNYSGLSVAAPEILYQKPPNTSSLAQRLHNVVWPGDSTTTPKGWVFPNNGQPLRVGVPMKPSFKELVAGGKGPDNVTGYCIDIFNAAIKLLPYPVPCQFITIGDGRKNPNYDDIINMVAANSLDAAVGDFAIVRNRTKIAEFTQPYIESGLVIVAPVKQATSSAWAFLKPFTLEMWCVTGALFIFVGIVVWILEHRSNEEFRGSPRRQLITIFWFSFSTMFFSHRQNTVSTLGRFVLIIWLFVVLIINSSYTASLTSILTVQQLASGITGIDSLISSGLPIGYQDGKFTRNYLIEELNIPEYRLVPLNTIQEYADALKRGPKDGGVAAIVDEMPYVEVFLSYHCNFRIVGQEFTKEGWGFAFKRDSPLAADLSTAILQLSESGQLQRIHDEWFTRPSCSSDDSEVGATRLGLGSFWGLFLVCALICLLALVVFFIRICWQYNKYSNSEAAGEPSAAATAAAAADDDDAAAATDAVERQRRPSRLGSFKEIIQFVDKKEEEIKRTMKRRLSEKDNQAAGSSDKDNQAAGSSDAHSVPSA